AAAGGTATTCGTTTACATTTTTGTCAAGATCGAGCGAACCTTTTTCCACCAGTTGCATCACAGCAGTCCATGTGAAAAGCTTGGAGACAGATCCTGTTAAAAATAAAGACTTCCCGGGATCGACTTTTTCTTTATTCGGGACATTGGTATAACCATAACCCTTGGAGAAAAACAGTTTGCCATCTTTGACAATAGAAACAGTTGCACCGGCAATGTGACTGGATTCCAGATATGCAGGCACCAGCCCGTCGAAGAAAGCTTCGGTATTTTCCTTACTCCAGATACCATTGGTGTCGGGAAGCAATACCGGTACTACCCTCAAAGAAACTGAGTCCAGAAAAACGGCTCCGGAATCTTCTGGCTTTTCTGTGGGCTGTTGGGCGATAGTTGCAGAAGCCCATAAAAACAGAAAGGAAAAGATCAGGCGTGGAAGAACATTTGTAAACAGGGGCATCATAATTTATCAGGTGATTTAGGTCGTTGTTCCTATTAATATAGGTTTTACGGGAAAATTAGGCAAACAATATGACAGGAAGGAACAAATTTATTGATTTGTATGTTCACCCTGTGATTAAGGCTTGGGTAAAGATCTGACTTGTTGGTAAAGGTTTGGAAAATAGCGTTAACTTTTTGGTGAATCACTAAAAATTTTTGAAATTACATAGTATGAAAACATTGCTAATCCTCTTGTTTGGTTGTTTGACAGGGTATTTAACCTATGCACAAATTGTGGTCGATCGTCAGGTCATCGGCAGCTCCGGCAATTATAGCACTGCCGGGAATCTGCTGATTTCCTCTAATGTAGGAGAATCTGCTACAATCACAGCAACTACGGGTTCTTTTTCCTTTACTCAGGGCTTTGAGCAACCTGACAATGGCGGCAGTGTGGGAATCGCAGACGATCTTCGGGTATTGGTTGATTACTCATTTTTTCCAAACCCTACGGATGAGGTGCTATATATAGAGATGAATACAACGAGTCCTGTGAAAATTTTTATGGAGGTGTATGATGCTACAGGCAGACTTACCCCGGTCAGGATTGAACCTGTGTGGGTAAATGGCCCTATAAATACACAGGCTGATCTCTCTATGTTGGCTGATGGTTTTTATCAGCTACTCCTGAAAAATGCATCCGGGCAACCTTTGCATTCTGCGAAAATTCGCAAAGTCCATTAAACACGTTTTTCTACTAAACCTACACGATAAGCAGATATAGCGCTGCGAATATTAGTTTGCGCTAACATTGTCAGATTGGGTTGGGTAATATTTGGGAAACACCCATCGCCTAAACCGCTAATTCAATGTTTATGCGTAACCTTATTTTACCCATTTTTTGTATTCTTTTTACCGCTGTTACGGGTTGTAACTCCATAAGATACTCGTCCCATGACCAGTACGCAGCCTATCGGGGAGACAGTCGTAACGAAATGTCTCCCATCCAGACCAATCAGTCTGGAAAAGTTCAGATCGCTCTGATTCTTGATACAAGCTGGAGCATGGAGACCGTGCTTGAATATACCAAAGGCACATTTTGGATATTTGTAGATGAGATTCTTCGTCAGAATGATCAATACTATACGCCGGAACTCGAATTTGCCCTATATGAATATGGCAACCCCACCCTGAAGCGGAAGACA
The Bacteroidia bacterium DNA segment above includes these coding regions:
- a CDS encoding T9SS type A sorting domain-containing protein, with the translated sequence MKTLLILLFGCLTGYLTYAQIVVDRQVIGSSGNYSTAGNLLISSNVGESATITATTGSFSFTQGFEQPDNGGSVGIADDLRVLVDYSFFPNPTDEVLYIEMNTTSPVKIFMEVYDATGRLTPVRIEPVWVNGPINTQADLSMLADGFYQLLLKNASGQPLHSAKIRKVH